In Arthrobacter citreus, a genomic segment contains:
- a CDS encoding sarcosine oxidase subunit delta produces the protein MLLISCPNCGSRDEIEFHYGGQAHVPYPENPHELNGREWAEFLFYRDNTKGVFAERWLHSTGCRQWFNMLRDTVTYDIQAVYPMGTSRPDPSVPAAAESGTASTAADSTTTGTAAPSIAAASAPVPGTTPAASTAGTTASEGASE, from the coding sequence ATGCTGCTCATCTCCTGTCCCAACTGCGGCTCACGCGACGAGATCGAGTTCCACTACGGCGGCCAGGCCCATGTGCCCTACCCGGAAAACCCGCATGAGCTGAACGGGCGCGAGTGGGCCGAGTTCCTGTTCTACCGGGACAACACGAAGGGTGTCTTCGCTGAACGTTGGCTGCACAGTACCGGCTGCCGGCAGTGGTTCAACATGCTCCGCGACACCGTTACCTACGACATCCAGGCCGTCTACCCCATGGGTACGTCCCGGCCGGATCCATCCGTCCCGGCCGCCGCCGAATCCGGCACTGCCAGCACCGCCGCCGACAGCACCACCACCGGCACCGCGGCGCCGAGCATCGCCGCGGCAAGCGCCCCTGTACCCGGAACCACCCCTGCCGCATCCACAGCCGGCACCACTGCTTCGGAAGGAGCCTCCGAATGA
- a CDS encoding sarcosine oxidase subunit beta family protein yields MADLLPEHPDFLWHNPEPKSSYDAVIVGGGGHGLATAYYLAKNHGMTNIAVLEKGWLAGGNMARNTTIIRSNYLWDESAAMYEQALKLWEILPEELEYDFLFSQRGVMNLAHTLGDVRESIRRVGANKLNGVDAEWIDPQQVKELCPILNISDNIRYPVMGATYQPRAGIAKHDHVAWAFARKCDELGVDIIQNCEVTGFLKDGNRVVGVKTSQGTIHTEKVGLCAAGHSSVLAEMAGFRLPIQSHPLQALVSELHEPVHPTVVMSNHVHVYVSQAHKGELVMGAGVDSYNGYGQRGSFHVIEHQMAAAVELFPIFARAHVLRTWGGIVDTTLDASPIVGTTPVENMFVNCGWGTGGFKGTPAAGLTFAHTIATGAPHALNKPFALERFETGALIDEHGAAAVAH; encoded by the coding sequence ATGGCCGATCTGCTTCCGGAGCATCCGGACTTCCTCTGGCACAACCCCGAACCGAAATCCTCCTATGATGCCGTGATCGTCGGTGGTGGCGGACACGGCCTGGCCACCGCCTATTATCTGGCCAAGAACCACGGTATGACGAACATCGCGGTCCTGGAGAAGGGATGGCTGGCCGGCGGGAACATGGCGCGGAACACCACCATCATCCGCTCGAACTATCTGTGGGACGAAAGCGCAGCGATGTACGAGCAAGCCCTGAAGCTGTGGGAGATCCTGCCTGAGGAACTGGAATATGACTTCCTGTTCAGCCAGCGCGGCGTGATGAACCTGGCCCACACCCTGGGAGATGTCCGCGAGAGCATCCGCCGGGTCGGAGCGAACAAGCTCAACGGCGTGGACGCCGAATGGATCGACCCGCAGCAGGTCAAGGAACTCTGCCCCATCCTGAACATCAGCGACAACATCCGCTACCCGGTGATGGGCGCCACCTACCAGCCGCGCGCCGGAATCGCGAAGCACGACCATGTGGCGTGGGCCTTCGCGCGTAAATGCGACGAACTCGGCGTTGACATCATCCAAAACTGCGAGGTTACCGGTTTCCTGAAGGACGGGAACCGTGTGGTGGGCGTTAAGACCAGCCAAGGCACCATTCACACCGAAAAGGTGGGGCTGTGCGCCGCGGGCCACAGCTCGGTTCTTGCCGAAATGGCGGGATTCCGGCTGCCCATCCAGTCCCACCCGCTGCAGGCACTGGTCTCGGAACTGCACGAACCCGTCCACCCCACCGTGGTGATGTCCAACCACGTGCACGTCTACGTCTCCCAGGCGCACAAGGGCGAGCTGGTCATGGGCGCCGGTGTCGATTCCTACAACGGATACGGCCAGCGCGGCTCCTTCCATGTGATCGAACACCAGATGGCTGCCGCCGTTGAGCTGTTCCCCATCTTTGCCCGGGCACACGTGCTGCGGACCTGGGGCGGAATTGTGGACACCACCCTGGACGCCTCACCCATCGTGGGCACCACTCCGGTGGAGAACATGTTCGTCAACTGCGGTTGGGGCACCGGCGGGTTCAAGGGAACCCCCGCGGCCGGTCTCACCTTCGCCCACACCATCGCCACCGGGGCCCCGCACGCACTCAACAAACCCTTCGCACTTGAACGGTTCGAAACCGGCGCCCTGATCGATGAGCACGGCGCCGCAGCCGTGGCCCACTAG
- a CDS encoding 2Fe-2S iron-sulfur cluster-binding protein, translated as MTPQNARLAAGGRIDRTISWRFTVDGEEFSGHPGDTLASALLANGRIAVGTSLYEDRPRGILAAGVEEPNAMVRVQPRFPGHVAESMLPATAVTLVDGLDAELLNGLGRLDPEDDRAEYDKKYVHTDVLVIGGGPAGLAAAREAVRTGARVMLLDDQPELGGSLLSGSTAPGLAENIEGMTALEWVADVEAELVSGSESTVLNRTTAFGAYDANYVIAVQNRTDHLSSPAASGVSRQRIWHIRAAQVVLAPGAHERPLVFENNDRPGIMLASAVRSYLNRYAVAAGRRVVISTTNDSAYVLDGDLRAAGIEVAAVVDARSCLTAVAAAAVEAGTRVLIGSAVANTAADTTTAGSAGRLKGVTVRGIDEDGALTSSTEQIACDLLAVSGGWSPVVHLHSQRQGKLRWDDGLAAFVPSTTVPNQWIAGSGRGSFDLSDCLTEGISAGAAAAVAAGFSTTAGYSPPGTPTASAPTRQLWLVPGEEGTPDDWHHHFVDFQRDQSVADVLRSTGAGMRSVEHIKRYTSISTANDQGKTSGVNAIGVIAAALRTAGEASRGIGDIGTTTYRAPFTPVAFAALAGRQRGELFDPARVTAIHSWHVDHGALFEDVGQWKRPWYYPQPGEDMDAAVLRECIAVRESVGFMDATTLGKIEIRGKDAGEFLNRIYTNAFKKLAPGSARYGVMCMADGMILDDGVTLRLDEDRYFMTTTTGGAAGILDWLEEWLQTEWPDLDVHCTSVTEQWTTIAVVGPKSRAVLTKVAPDLAADGGLEPEAFPFMTFRETTLASGVPARICRISFSGELAYEINVPSWYGLATWEDVAAAGAEFNITPYGTEAMHVLRAEKGYPIVGQDTDGTVTPQDAGMEWVVSKVKDFIGKRSHTRADTARPDRRHLVSVLPVDRTLRLPEGTQLVEKGVNVDPAQGPVPMQGFVTSSYHSAALGRSFALALIKNGRNRIGETLVAAAGNQFVDVVVGETVLFDPEGTRKDG; from the coding sequence ATGACTCCCCAGAACGCGCGCCTGGCAGCCGGCGGACGCATCGACCGCACCATCTCCTGGCGCTTCACCGTGGACGGCGAGGAATTCTCGGGACACCCCGGGGACACCCTCGCCTCCGCCCTGCTCGCCAACGGCCGCATCGCCGTCGGCACCTCGCTGTACGAGGACCGGCCCCGCGGTATCCTGGCCGCCGGAGTCGAGGAACCGAACGCCATGGTCAGGGTGCAGCCGCGTTTCCCCGGTCATGTGGCCGAGTCCATGCTCCCCGCCACCGCGGTCACTCTCGTGGACGGCTTGGACGCGGAACTGCTCAACGGCCTGGGCAGGCTGGACCCGGAGGACGACCGCGCCGAGTACGACAAAAAGTACGTGCACACCGACGTCCTGGTCATCGGCGGAGGCCCGGCGGGACTGGCCGCGGCCCGCGAAGCCGTCCGCACCGGAGCCCGGGTCATGCTCCTCGACGATCAGCCCGAGCTCGGCGGATCCCTGCTGTCCGGTTCGACCGCGCCCGGACTGGCCGAGAATATCGAAGGCATGACGGCTCTTGAATGGGTGGCGGACGTCGAAGCGGAGCTCGTTTCAGGCTCCGAGTCCACTGTTCTCAACCGGACCACCGCGTTCGGTGCCTACGACGCGAATTACGTCATCGCGGTCCAGAACCGCACTGATCATCTGTCCTCCCCGGCCGCATCCGGGGTGTCCCGGCAGCGTATCTGGCACATCCGTGCCGCGCAGGTGGTGCTGGCGCCCGGCGCGCATGAGCGCCCGCTGGTCTTCGAGAACAACGACCGCCCGGGCATTATGCTGGCCTCGGCCGTCCGCAGCTACCTCAACCGCTACGCGGTGGCAGCAGGGCGGCGTGTGGTCATCAGCACGACGAATGACAGCGCCTATGTCCTGGACGGGGACCTGCGCGCCGCCGGAATTGAAGTTGCAGCCGTTGTGGATGCGCGTTCATGCCTAACCGCTGTGGCTGCCGCCGCCGTCGAAGCCGGCACACGGGTGCTGATCGGCAGCGCCGTGGCCAATACCGCCGCTGACACCACTACGGCCGGCAGCGCAGGACGCCTGAAGGGTGTGACCGTCCGCGGCATCGATGAGGACGGCGCGCTGACCTCCAGTACCGAGCAGATTGCCTGTGACCTCCTGGCTGTTTCCGGCGGCTGGAGCCCCGTGGTCCACCTGCACTCCCAACGGCAGGGCAAACTCCGCTGGGACGACGGCCTGGCGGCTTTCGTACCGAGCACCACGGTCCCGAACCAGTGGATCGCAGGTTCCGGGCGGGGCAGCTTTGACCTCTCCGACTGCCTCACCGAAGGCATTTCCGCCGGAGCTGCAGCCGCCGTCGCCGCAGGGTTCAGCACCACTGCCGGCTACTCACCGCCCGGCACGCCAACGGCCTCCGCCCCCACCCGCCAGTTGTGGCTGGTTCCCGGTGAGGAGGGGACTCCGGATGACTGGCATCACCACTTCGTCGACTTCCAGCGCGACCAGTCCGTCGCCGACGTCCTGCGCTCCACCGGGGCCGGCATGCGCTCGGTGGAGCACATCAAGCGTTACACCTCCATCAGCACCGCCAACGATCAGGGCAAGACCTCAGGCGTCAACGCGATCGGTGTCATCGCCGCAGCCCTCCGGACGGCCGGCGAAGCATCCCGCGGCATCGGCGACATCGGCACGACCACCTACCGCGCACCCTTCACCCCGGTGGCGTTCGCCGCCTTGGCCGGCCGGCAGCGCGGTGAACTCTTCGACCCCGCCCGGGTGACAGCCATCCACTCCTGGCACGTGGATCACGGGGCCCTGTTCGAGGACGTCGGGCAGTGGAAGCGACCCTGGTACTACCCCCAGCCCGGTGAGGACATGGACGCCGCGGTCCTCCGCGAGTGCATCGCCGTCCGGGAATCCGTGGGCTTCATGGACGCCACCACCCTGGGCAAGATCGAGATCCGCGGCAAGGATGCCGGTGAATTCCTGAACCGCATCTACACCAACGCCTTCAAGAAGCTCGCCCCGGGCTCCGCCCGGTACGGCGTCATGTGCATGGCCGACGGGATGATCCTGGACGACGGCGTAACCCTGCGTCTCGACGAGGACCGCTACTTCATGACCACCACGACCGGGGGAGCAGCGGGAATCCTCGACTGGCTCGAGGAATGGCTGCAGACCGAATGGCCGGACCTCGACGTGCACTGCACCTCGGTCACCGAACAGTGGACCACCATCGCCGTCGTGGGACCGAAATCCCGTGCGGTGCTGACGAAGGTCGCACCCGACCTGGCCGCTGACGGAGGACTCGAACCCGAGGCCTTCCCCTTCATGACCTTCAGGGAGACGACGCTTGCCTCCGGCGTGCCGGCCCGGATCTGCCGGATCTCGTTTTCCGGTGAACTCGCCTATGAGATCAACGTTCCCTCGTGGTACGGGCTCGCCACCTGGGAGGACGTGGCGGCGGCCGGAGCCGAATTCAACATCACCCCGTACGGCACTGAGGCCATGCACGTGCTCCGGGCCGAGAAGGGCTACCCCATTGTCGGTCAGGACACCGACGGCACCGTTACCCCGCAGGATGCCGGCATGGAATGGGTGGTGTCCAAGGTCAAGGACTTCATCGGCAAACGCTCCCACACCCGCGCGGACACCGCCCGGCCCGACCGCAGGCACCTGGTCAGCGTGCTGCCCGTGGACCGGACCCTGCGGCTGCCGGAAGGCACCCAGCTCGTCGAAAAGGGCGTTAATGTCGATCCCGCACAGGGTCCCGTCCCCATGCAGGGTTTCGTCACTTCCAGCTATCACAGTGCCGCCCTTGGCCGCTCCTTTGCGCTTGCGCTGATCAAGAACGGCCGCAACCGGATCGGCGAGACCCTGGTTGCCGCCGCCGGTAACCAGTTCGTCGACGTCGTCGTCGGTGAAACCGTGCTTTTTGACCCCGAGGGGACCCGCAAAGATGGCTAA
- a CDS encoding DEAD/DEAH box helicase, whose protein sequence is MKLLEQLASGPSSTRTIDPDETYTSFLEWVESRGMSLYPAQDEAVMELVTGNNVILATPTGSGKSMVAIAAHFHAMAHDERSYYTAPIKALVSEKFFALCEIFGAENVGMVTGDSSVNKDAPIICCTAEILANIALREGPDADLGTVIMDEFHFYSDPQRGWAWQVPLLELPQAQFLLMSATLGDMTRIANELSELTNRDTVTVSSVQRPIPLHYYYVETPVQESLEELLATKQVPVYVVHFSQIEAIDRAQALMSINVCTREEKDKIGELIAGFRFAPGFGKTLNRLVRHGIGVHHAGMLPKYRRLVEQLAQAGLLKVICGTDTLGVGINVPIRTVLITALSKYDGTRTRPLKVREFHQIAGRAGRAGYDTAGTVVVQAPEHVIENVKAMAKAHAKFGDDQKKLRQVVKKKPQAGFVSWGKPTFEKLVDGTPEPLTSSFNITHSMLLNLLERPGDPFAAAKKLLTNNHETRSSQLALMKKALSIYRELKTAGIVEVLPEPDADGRTVRLKVHLQPNFALNQPLSPFAMASLEILDPDSPSYALDVVSVIEAIMEKPRQVLSAQEKKARGEAIAAMKSQGIEYDERMALLEEVTYPQPLAELLEQSFEVYRSGAPWLGEFELSPKSIVRDMYERAMSFGEYVQFYSLARSEGVLLRYLSDTYKALLHTVPPERLREDLEDIIEWLGELVRQTDSSLLDEWEELTNGINPDASAEPVLPPVPDKLTANVRAFRVMVRNEMFQRVKLFADEDDRGLGELDGDAGWDADRWAEVLDAYFEEHEDIDDGPDGRGPNLLIIKELPGKWEVRQIFKDPANHLDWGINAEVDLAASDDAGAPVIKVIHAGRLD, encoded by the coding sequence ATGAAACTTCTTGAACAGCTTGCCTCCGGCCCGTCCAGCACCCGCACCATCGACCCCGACGAGACCTACACGTCCTTCCTGGAATGGGTCGAGAGCCGGGGCATGTCGCTGTACCCGGCGCAGGATGAAGCGGTGATGGAGCTGGTGACCGGCAACAACGTCATCCTCGCCACGCCCACCGGCTCCGGCAAGTCGATGGTCGCCATTGCCGCGCACTTCCACGCCATGGCGCACGACGAGCGCAGCTACTACACCGCACCCATCAAGGCACTGGTGTCGGAGAAGTTCTTTGCCCTCTGCGAGATCTTCGGCGCCGAGAACGTCGGCATGGTCACCGGAGATTCATCGGTGAACAAGGATGCGCCCATCATCTGCTGCACCGCGGAGATCCTGGCCAACATTGCCTTGCGCGAGGGTCCCGACGCGGACCTGGGCACCGTCATCATGGACGAGTTCCACTTCTACTCCGATCCGCAGCGCGGCTGGGCCTGGCAGGTGCCCCTGCTGGAGCTGCCGCAGGCGCAGTTCCTGCTGATGTCCGCCACCCTGGGCGATATGACCCGGATCGCCAACGAACTCAGCGAGCTCACCAACCGGGACACGGTGACCGTCTCCTCGGTGCAGCGGCCCATCCCCCTGCACTACTACTACGTGGAGACCCCTGTCCAGGAATCCCTGGAGGAGCTGCTGGCCACCAAACAGGTTCCGGTCTACGTGGTGCACTTCTCCCAGATTGAAGCCATTGACCGGGCCCAGGCCCTGATGAGCATCAACGTGTGCACCCGCGAGGAAAAGGACAAGATCGGCGAGCTGATTGCCGGTTTCCGCTTCGCCCCCGGCTTCGGCAAGACCCTGAACCGGCTGGTCCGCCACGGCATCGGCGTGCACCACGCCGGCATGCTGCCCAAATACCGCCGCCTGGTGGAGCAGCTGGCCCAGGCCGGACTGCTCAAGGTCATCTGCGGCACCGACACCCTGGGCGTTGGCATCAACGTGCCCATCCGCACCGTCCTGATCACCGCCCTGTCCAAGTACGACGGCACCCGAACCCGGCCACTGAAGGTCCGCGAGTTCCACCAGATCGCCGGCCGCGCGGGCCGCGCCGGTTATGACACGGCGGGCACCGTCGTCGTGCAGGCTCCGGAACACGTGATTGAAAACGTGAAGGCGATGGCCAAGGCGCACGCCAAGTTCGGCGATGACCAGAAGAAGCTGCGCCAGGTGGTGAAGAAGAAGCCGCAGGCCGGCTTTGTGTCCTGGGGCAAGCCCACCTTCGAAAAGCTGGTGGACGGCACCCCGGAGCCGCTGACCTCCAGCTTCAACATCACCCACTCCATGCTGCTGAACCTGCTGGAACGTCCGGGCGATCCGTTTGCCGCGGCCAAGAAGCTTCTGACCAACAACCACGAAACCCGGTCCTCGCAGCTGGCGCTGATGAAAAAGGCGCTGAGCATCTACCGCGAGCTGAAGACCGCCGGCATCGTGGAGGTTCTGCCCGAACCCGACGCCGACGGCCGCACCGTCCGCCTGAAGGTGCACCTGCAGCCGAACTTTGCCCTGAACCAGCCGCTGTCCCCGTTTGCGATGGCGTCCCTGGAGATCCTGGATCCAGACAGCCCGTCCTACGCCCTGGACGTGGTCTCCGTGATCGAAGCGATCATGGAAAAGCCCCGCCAGGTCCTTTCAGCGCAGGAGAAGAAGGCCCGCGGCGAGGCCATCGCCGCCATGAAGTCCCAGGGCATCGAGTACGACGAGCGGATGGCACTGCTCGAGGAAGTCACCTATCCGCAGCCGCTGGCTGAACTGCTGGAGCAGTCCTTCGAGGTGTACCGCTCCGGCGCGCCGTGGCTGGGCGAGTTCGAGCTGAGCCCCAAATCGATTGTCCGGGACATGTACGAACGCGCCATGAGTTTTGGCGAGTATGTCCAGTTCTACTCCCTGGCCCGCTCCGAGGGCGTGCTGCTGCGCTACCTCTCGGACACCTACAAGGCACTGCTGCACACCGTTCCGCCGGAGCGGCTGCGCGAGGACCTCGAGGACATCATCGAGTGGCTCGGCGAACTGGTCCGCCAGACTGACTCCTCGCTGCTGGACGAATGGGAAGAGCTGACCAACGGCATCAACCCCGATGCCTCTGCCGAGCCCGTCCTGCCGCCGGTGCCGGACAAGCTCACCGCCAACGTCCGCGCTTTCCGGGTCATGGTCCGCAACGAGATGTTCCAGCGGGTGAAGCTCTTCGCCGATGAGGATGACCGCGGCCTGGGCGAGCTCGACGGCGACGCCGGCTGGGACGCCGACCGCTGGGCCGAGGTGCTGGATGCGTACTTTGAAGAGCATGAGGACATCGACGACGGACCGGACGGCCGCGGACCCAACCTGCTGATCATCAAGGAGCTTCCGGGCAAGTGGGAAGTGCGGCAGATCTTCAAGGATCCGGCCAACCACCTGGACTGGGGCATCAACGCCGAGGTGGATCTGGCGGCGTCGGACGACGCCGGAGCGCCCGTCATCAAGGTGATCCACGCAGGCCGCCTCGATTAG
- a CDS encoding sarcosine oxidase subunit gamma: MANTAALNGINNGLRGIRRSPASHLAAALEAGSVEGTVVLGEQPFQTMAGIRVDPSSGEGARVAAVAGSLPVRCGEVGGADGVNVFWLGPSEFLAVAPEEAHDSLGGNLIGSLTAALGGSPGQVVDLSANRTTFELSGIRARAVLEKGCSLDLHPSSFLPGTALSTEVGNIPVILEKTGEESFRLFPRASFADFLGRWLLDAMREYASPEVP, encoded by the coding sequence ATGGCTAACACAGCAGCACTTAACGGCATCAACAACGGACTTCGGGGCATCCGGCGCAGTCCCGCCTCGCACCTGGCCGCCGCACTGGAAGCCGGGTCCGTCGAGGGGACGGTGGTCCTCGGTGAGCAACCGTTCCAGACCATGGCAGGCATCCGGGTGGACCCGTCCTCCGGGGAAGGTGCCCGGGTTGCCGCGGTGGCCGGCAGCCTGCCGGTCCGCTGCGGTGAGGTGGGCGGCGCCGACGGCGTCAATGTCTTCTGGCTGGGGCCATCCGAGTTTCTGGCGGTGGCACCGGAAGAGGCCCATGACTCGCTCGGCGGCAACCTCATCGGTTCCCTCACCGCCGCCCTTGGCGGGTCTCCGGGCCAAGTGGTGGACCTGTCCGCGAACCGCACCACGTTTGAACTCTCCGGTATCCGCGCCCGCGCCGTCCTGGAAAAGGGCTGCTCGCTGGATCTGCATCCGAGCAGCTTCCTCCCGGGAACAGCCCTGAGCACCGAGGTGGGCAACATTCCGGTGATCCTCGAGAAGACCGGGGAGGAGAGCTTCCGCCTCTTCCCCCGGGCCTCCTTTGCGGACTTCCTGGGCCGGTGGCTCCTCGATGCAATGCGCGAGTATGCCTCGCCGGAGGTCCCGTGA
- a CDS encoding alpha/beta fold hydrolase → MSVPHTASAPYTIRGMRVTDHRFTVPLDHSRPDGGSITVFAREYSDAELPQSEAEQLPWLLYLQGGPGGKGSRLLQFGGWTKAASRHFRILMLDQRGTGLSTPADRRTLALRGNAAAQADYLTHFRADSIVADAELIREALGSGPWSTYGQSYGGFCTLTYLSFAPHGLRESLITGGLAPLTGPADRVYRATFRRVAARNAEYFAKYPADRELTTRIARHLTVTPEFLPSGERLSVQRFQMIGSFLGGNTRMDGLHYLLQEAFVPTPEGERLSDTFLEAVHGQVSRASNPLYAVLHESIYGQGTATNWAAERVLEEFPEFKPSAADPLFTGEMVYPWYFDEDPALAPLKQTAELLAAKEDWPALYDNGQLARNTVPMAAAVYTDDIYVDRDLSLETAAAVRGLQVWESADFHHDGIADDGEGIFNRLLGMVRGEPAA, encoded by the coding sequence ATGAGCGTTCCGCACACGGCCTCGGCGCCGTACACCATCCGCGGCATGCGGGTCACCGATCACCGCTTCACCGTCCCGCTGGACCACTCACGGCCCGATGGCGGGAGCATCACCGTTTTTGCCCGGGAATACAGCGACGCCGAGCTGCCCCAGTCCGAAGCCGAACAGCTGCCCTGGCTGCTGTACCTGCAGGGCGGTCCGGGCGGCAAGGGCAGCCGGCTGCTGCAGTTCGGCGGCTGGACGAAGGCCGCTTCCCGGCATTTCCGCATCCTCATGCTTGACCAGCGCGGCACGGGACTGTCCACCCCCGCAGACCGGCGGACCCTGGCGCTGCGCGGCAACGCTGCGGCGCAGGCGGATTATCTGACCCATTTCCGGGCCGACTCCATCGTGGCCGACGCAGAACTGATCCGGGAAGCCCTGGGCTCCGGCCCCTGGAGCACGTACGGGCAGAGCTACGGCGGATTCTGCACCCTGACCTATCTGTCCTTTGCTCCGCACGGGCTGCGCGAATCCCTCATCACCGGCGGCCTGGCGCCGCTCACCGGTCCCGCGGACCGCGTGTACCGGGCCACCTTCCGGCGGGTCGCCGCCCGCAACGCCGAGTACTTTGCCAAGTATCCGGCCGACCGCGAGCTGACCACCCGGATCGCCCGGCACCTGACGGTGACGCCGGAGTTCCTGCCGTCGGGAGAGCGCCTGAGCGTGCAGCGCTTCCAGATGATCGGTTCTTTCCTGGGTGGCAACACCCGGATGGACGGACTGCATTACCTGCTGCAGGAGGCGTTTGTTCCCACCCCCGAGGGGGAACGGCTGTCCGATACCTTCCTGGAGGCCGTGCACGGGCAGGTCAGCCGTGCCTCCAACCCGCTCTATGCCGTGCTGCATGAATCCATCTACGGTCAGGGGACGGCGACCAACTGGGCCGCGGAGCGGGTGCTGGAGGAGTTTCCGGAGTTCAAGCCCAGCGCCGCGGATCCGTTATTCACCGGGGAGATGGTCTATCCCTGGTACTTTGACGAGGATCCTGCGCTGGCGCCGCTGAAGCAGACCGCGGAGCTGCTGGCCGCCAAGGAGGACTGGCCGGCGCTCTATGACAACGGACAGCTGGCCCGGAACACCGTTCCGATGGCAGCAGCCGTCTACACCGACGATATTTACGTGGACCGGGACCTGTCGCTGGAAACCGCCGCGGCTGTGCGCGGCCTGCAGGTCTGGGAAAGCGCCGACTTCCACCACGACGGCATAGCCGACGACGGCGAGGGCATCTTCAACCGCCTGCTGGGGATGGTGCGGGGCGAACCGGCGGCCTAA
- a CDS encoding GNAT family N-acetyltransferase, whose product MQIRPARPQDVPVILELIHDLAIYEKEPHAVKNTVQDLEKNLFGEHPAIFAHVAEEAGEVQGFALWFLNYSTWEGVHGIYLEDLYVRPAARGKGAGKALLRTLAEIAVERGYARVEWCVLNWNEPSIRFYDSLGARPQDEWTTYRLTGSALESFGGAAVPESEEPGSGRSAPNHSASDLSA is encoded by the coding sequence ATGCAGATCCGCCCCGCACGCCCCCAAGACGTCCCCGTAATCCTCGAACTCATCCACGACCTGGCGATTTATGAAAAAGAACCCCACGCCGTCAAGAACACGGTGCAGGACCTGGAGAAGAACCTGTTCGGGGAACACCCGGCCATCTTTGCCCACGTTGCCGAGGAAGCCGGAGAGGTGCAGGGCTTTGCACTGTGGTTCCTGAACTACTCCACCTGGGAAGGCGTGCACGGTATCTACCTGGAGGACCTGTACGTCCGTCCGGCAGCCCGCGGCAAGGGCGCCGGGAAGGCGCTGCTGCGCACCCTGGCGGAAATCGCCGTCGAGCGCGGGTACGCCAGGGTGGAATGGTGCGTGCTGAACTGGAACGAGCCGTCCATCCGTTTTTATGACTCCCTGGGCGCACGGCCCCAGGACGAGTGGACCACGTACCGCCTCACCGGCTCCGCACTGGAGTCCTTCGGCGGGGCTGCGGTGCCGGAATCTGAGGAACCGGGATCGGGCCGCTCCGCACCGAACCACTCCGCATCGGACCTTTCCGCATGA
- a CDS encoding GntR family transcriptional regulator — translation MAFELLSQDAAAKRSLADVAYDRIRDRLLTLDIKPGALINDDDLAKDLGIGRTPVREALKRLELDRLVVSYPRRGTFATLVEVTDLALISEIRLQLEPLAASRAARVATEPVREQLRGVVRAVEAFDMGAASVVEILRLDARVHQGIYAAAANPHLEDILIRYDNLATRIWCLVLDRLPDLTCHVHEHVDLLRAVIDGDEAKAAELARIHVSGFEHAVREALFAA, via the coding sequence ATGGCTTTTGAACTGCTGTCACAGGATGCCGCGGCGAAGAGGTCGCTGGCCGACGTAGCCTATGACCGCATCAGGGACCGGCTGTTGACGCTGGACATCAAGCCCGGCGCCCTCATCAATGACGACGACCTGGCCAAGGACCTGGGGATCGGCCGCACCCCGGTGCGTGAAGCGTTGAAGCGGTTGGAGTTGGATCGCCTCGTGGTCTCCTATCCGCGGAGGGGCACCTTCGCGACATTGGTGGAGGTCACCGATCTTGCGCTCATCTCCGAAATCCGCCTCCAGCTTGAGCCTCTTGCCGCCTCCCGGGCCGCAAGGGTGGCGACGGAGCCGGTGAGGGAGCAGCTGCGGGGTGTTGTGCGCGCTGTCGAGGCTTTCGATATGGGTGCGGCCTCAGTTGTTGAAATCCTGCGCCTGGATGCCCGCGTGCATCAGGGCATCTACGCGGCCGCCGCCAATCCCCATCTCGAAGACATCCTGATCCGCTACGACAACCTCGCGACACGAATCTGGTGCCTGGTGCTGGATCGCCTGCCCGATCTGACCTGTCATGTGCATGAGCATGTGGACCTGCTTCGTGCGGTTATCGACGGGGATGAAGCCAAGGCCGCGGAGCTGGCACGGATTCACGTCAGCGGCTTCGAACACGCTGTGCGCGAGGCCCTTTTTGCCGCTTAG